The Microbacterium trichothecenolyticum sequence CGGTCGCGATCAGTCGGAACGCCCTCATCAGCAGCGCGTACGCGACCGCCGCCCGTCTCGGCGAGGGGGCCTGGTTGCTCGCCCTGCCGCCGACATACGTGGCCGGCGTGCAGGTGCTCGTGCGGGCCCTGCTGGCCGATCGCGAACCCGCGGTGGTGGCGGGGCCGTTCCGTGCCGAGCCGTTCGCCGCGGCCGCCCTGGGCATGGCATCGCACGAGAACGGCACGCGCGTGCCGACCTACACCTCGCTCGTGCCGGCGCAGCTGCAGCGGCTGTTGGATGCCGCCGACACCGACGCCACGGTCGCGCAGGCCCTGCGGTCGTTCGAGGCGATCCTCATCGGCGGCCAGGCGCTGGCCCCGGCGGTGCGCGAACGCGCAGAGGCCGTCGGCGCGCGGATCGTGCGCACCTACGGCTCCACCGAGACCAGCGGGGGCTGCGTGTACGACGGCGTTCCTCTCGACGGCGTGCGGGTCGCCGTCGTCGATGGCGAAGTGCGTCTGTCGGGTCCGGTGCTCGCCGACGGTTATCTCGGCGACCCCGCGCGCACGGCATCCGTCTTCCCCGCCGACGACGACGGCACGCGGTGGTATCGCACCGGTGACGGGGGAGAGGTCGTCGCGGGGGTGCTGAGCGTGACCGGACGTCTCGACAACGTCATCGTCTCGGGCGGAGTGAACGTCTCGCTCGATCGGGTCGAGGCGGCGGTGCGCTCCGTCGCGGGCCTGGAGTCCGCGGTGGTCGTTCCCATCCCGGATGCCGTCTGGGGGCAGGGCTCCGCGGTGGTCGCGCCCGGTATCGCCGTCGCCGACGAGCCCGGGGTGCTGGAGCGCGTGCGCGCGGCGGTGGGTGCGGCGGTCGGCGCGCCCGCACGCCCGGCGCGCGTCGTGGCCGTCGACGAGGTTCCGCTGTTGTCGTCGGGCAAGCCCGATCGCGCGGCGCTGCGGGCCCTTCTCGCGGCGGACCCCCGCCTCTGACACCCTCCCCGCGGCGCGGGTGGCGTGGGCCGCGGGCTTAGGATGAGCCTCCGTGGCAGCACAGTCTCGTAAACGTTCGCACTCGGCCAAGAAACACCGTCCTCGGGGCAACCCGCAGAAGGCGAAGGGGGCAACGCGGCAGGCGGTCGCCCCGGCCACGGCGCGCGACTGGATCGCGGCGGCGCGCATCCGCACGCTGCCGCTGGCGATCACCCCGGTGCTCATCGGCACCGGCGCGGCCACCCTCGTCGACGACCGGCTCCATGGGGTGATCGCACTCGCGTGCCTCGCCGTCGCGTTCGCCCTGCAGATCGGGGTGAACTACGCGAACGACTACAGCGACGGCGTCCGCGGCACCGACGACGTGCGCGTCGGGCCCGGCCGCCTCACGGGCGGGAAGAAGGCGAAGCCGCGCACGGTGCTCATCGTCGCGCTGGTGTTCTTCGCGCTCGCCGCGGTGATCGGACTCGGGCTGGTGATCCGTACGCAGCAGTGGTGGCTCATCGGCGTGGGCGCCCTCTGCATCATCGCCGCGTGGTTCTACACGGGCGGCAAGCGCCCCTACGGCTACAACGCGATGGGCGAGCTGTTCGTCTTCGTCTTCTTCGGCCTCGTCGCCACTCTCGGCACCACGTGGGTGCAGGTGCAGTCGCTGCCCCAGGAGGCGTGGTTCGGCGCGGTCGCTGCGGGACTGCTCGCGTGCGCCGTGCTGCTGGCCAACAACCTGCGCGACATCGATCAGGACCGCCGGGCCGGCAAGCGCACCCTGTCGGTGCTGATCGGTCGGCGCGCCACGCAGGTGCTGTTCACGCTCTTCGTGCTCGTGCCGTTCGCGATCGCCGTCTTCCTCGCGCTCGTCTACCCGGTGGCGTGGCTCACGCTCATCGCGTTGCTGGGCGGGCTGTCGGCCATCCTCATCGTGTGGACGTACCGCACCCCGCGCGAGCTCATCACGGCGCTGCAGGTCACGAGCTTCACCTCGGTCGCCTACGGGGCCCTGTTGTTCTGGGCGTTCGCGGCCTGACGGGCGCGGGCGTCCGCGGCGTGGCAGACAGCGGGCGCCGGCGTCTGAGCCGACCGGGCTCAGCGCGCGTCGGCGCCGGGCGTCTCGTCGCGGCGGGTCGCGTCGACGACCGCGTCTTCGGCGTCGGCGTCGGTCTCGGCACCGCTGCGACGACCGGTGGCGGTGCGCTCCGCGCGGCGTGCGGCGAGCCCGCCGGTGACGTCGTCGAGCGGGCGTCGCAGGAACAGCAGCGACAGGCTCAAGCCGATCAGCGCCGCGAAGATGGCCGCGAGCCACGGCACCTCCTGGAACACCGGGAAGAACAACAGCACGGCCAGCGGCACGAGGAATGCGAGCAGTCGCAGCACGGTGTAAACGAGGGCCGAGCGAGCACGCATGCTTCCCATTCTACGGCGGCTCCCGAAAGCGCCGGCGCCCGGCCTCCGTCCAGCCGGCGCACGTAGAATCGGGTCATGGCACGGCTGCTTCTCATCCTGGCGCTCGTGGCGACCGTCTTCTGGGTCTACACGATCGTGGACTGCGCCGTGCAGCCGTCGTCGCGACACCGCGGCGTCAGCAAGGGTGCGTGGATGGCCATCGTGATCCTGCTGCCCGTGCTGGGCGGCATCCTGTGGTTCGTCATCGGGCGTGGGCGTGCCGGTCAGCCCGTCCTGCGGCGCGCGCCCGACGACGATCCCGAGTTCCTCGGCCGTATGTCGGTGAGTGCTCGCGCGGATCAGGACGAGCGGATCCGCCGCCTCGAGGAAGAACTCGCGCAACTCGATTCCGAGGCCGACGATCCGACCCCGCCGAAGCCCTCCACCGGGCCCGACGACACCCCGGGCACGGGCGACGACGACCCGCGCGGCCGCGGCGTCGTCGGCTGAGCCGTGATCCCGGTGACCGGCCGTTGCGCCGCGCCCTCGACCGATGCCGCCGCGGCCCTGATGGCGGGTTTCGTCGCGCGCGGAGTGCGACACGTGGTCGTCAGTCCCGGCTCGCGCTCCCAGGCGCTCGCCCTCGTCGCCGCCGAACTCGAGGCCGCAGGACTCATCCGCCTGCACGTGCGCATCGACGAGCGTGTCGCGGGGTTCACCGCCCTGGGCATCGGGCGCGAGAGCGGGATGCCGGCCCTCGTCGTCTGCACCTCGGGTACCGCTGTCGCGAACCTGCTGCCCGCCACGCTCGAAGCGCATCACGCGGGGGTTCCGCTCGTGCTGTTGACCGCGGATCGCCCGCCCGAGCTGCGCGGCGTCGGGGCGAATCAGACCACCCGTCAGCCGGGGCTGTTCCGCTCCGCCGTGCGGTTCGAAGCCGACCTCACGGTCCCCGACCAGACCGACGACGACGGCTCCGCCCAGCAGACCGCGGTCGCCGACGCGCTCGCCGCCTCGGCCCTGGCCGCCGCACGGGGCGAGGGTGCGCGCGCCGCCGGTCCGGTCCATCTCAACGTGCCGCTGCGCGAGCCCCTCGCCGGGGCCGTGCCCACCTGGCTCACCGAGCGGGCGGCATCCGCGCCTGCCTCCGCCGCCGACCGGGCCGAGGTCGCCCGTGCCGATGACGCCGAGGCAGCCTCGGGAGCCCTCTACCAGGGCGGCGGCGGTATCGGTGAGTCCGACCTCCCGCCCGAGCTCGAGGGCGTGCACGTCGTCGAGCCGGGCCCGGCGACCATCGTCGTCGCGGGCGCGGATGCCGGACCCGCGGCCGAGCAGTTCGCACACGAGGGCGGGTTCCCGCTCGTGGCCGAGATCGTCAGCGGTGCCCGTTTCGGGCGTCAGATCGTGCACGGCTACCGCCCTCTTCTGGACGACCCCGAGCTGGGGGGCCGCGTCGAGCGCGTCGTCGTGTTCGGCCGACCGACGCTCAGTCGCGAGGTCACCCGCCTGCTGTCGCGCGACGACGTCGAGGTGGTCGCCGTGCGTGGGCCGGGCGAGCCCGTCAACCTCAACGGCGCCGCCGTCGCCGTCGACTCGGTACGCGTCGGTCCCGGTCCGACCGATCGCGTCTGGCTGGGGGAGTGGATGCGCGCTTCGCGCGCCGCGGCCGTCGACCTTTCTCCGCCCGCGCCGGATGCCGACGGCTTGGCGTCGGCCGTTCCCCACGAGCGCCTGGGCGCGATCAACGCCGAGGTCCAGGTGATACGCGCCCCGCTCGACCGCGCCGCGCTCGCCGATGCCCTCTGGCGCGCGACCTGGCCGCACGACCGGCTGATGTTCGGCTCCTCGCGCCTGGTGCGCGTGGCCGACGAGGTGTTGGGTGGCAAGAAGGTCGCGGTGCACTCCAACCGCGGGCTCGCCGGCATCGACGGCACGATCGCCACGGCGACCGGCGTCGCCCTCGCCAGCCAAGACGACGAGCGTCCGGGCGTGACCCGCGTGCTGCTGGGCGACCTCGCGTTCCTGCATGACATCGGCGCGCTGCTGCTCTCCCCGGGGGAGAGCGAACCGCGCATGCAGGTGATCGTGGGCAACGACGGCGGGGGGACCATCTTCGACGGCCTCGAGGTGGCCGCCGTGGCCGGGGCCGATGCGATGTCGCGCGTGCAGTACACCCCGCACACGGCGCGCCTCGAGCAGCTCGCCCTCGCCTTCGGCTGGGAGTACCACCGCTGCACGACGCGCGTCGCCCTCGACCAGGTGCTGACCGCCCCCACCGGCGGCCGTCACCTCATCGAGGTGCCGCTGCCGCGGTGAGCCCCGTCGCGTCAAGCACTGGCGGGCCGGGCCAACGCCGCGACACCATGG is a genomic window containing:
- a CDS encoding AMP-binding protein — protein: MKLEAPASADPRDVLRSLRAGVLGAGPAVALGEASGLPDDVPAGTAVVVTTSGSTGVPKSVAISRNALISSAYATAARLGEGAWLLALPPTYVAGVQVLVRALLADREPAVVAGPFRAEPFAAAALGMASHENGTRVPTYTSLVPAQLQRLLDAADTDATVAQALRSFEAILIGGQALAPAVRERAEAVGARIVRTYGSTETSGGCVYDGVPLDGVRVAVVDGEVRLSGPVLADGYLGDPARTASVFPADDDGTRWYRTGDGGEVVAGVLSVTGRLDNVIVSGGVNVSLDRVEAAVRSVAGLESAVVVPIPDAVWGQGSAVVAPGIAVADEPGVLERVRAAVGAAVGAPARPARVVAVDEVPLLSSGKPDRAALRALLAADPRL
- a CDS encoding 1,4-dihydroxy-2-naphthoate polyprenyltransferase, giving the protein MAAQSRKRSHSAKKHRPRGNPQKAKGATRQAVAPATARDWIAAARIRTLPLAITPVLIGTGAATLVDDRLHGVIALACLAVAFALQIGVNYANDYSDGVRGTDDVRVGPGRLTGGKKAKPRTVLIVALVFFALAAVIGLGLVIRTQQWWLIGVGALCIIAAWFYTGGKRPYGYNAMGELFVFVFFGLVATLGTTWVQVQSLPQEAWFGAVAAGLLACAVLLANNLRDIDQDRRAGKRTLSVLIGRRATQVLFTLFVLVPFAIAVFLALVYPVAWLTLIALLGGLSAILIVWTYRTPRELITALQVTSFTSVAYGALLFWAFAA
- a CDS encoding DUF4229 domain-containing protein; this encodes MRARSALVYTVLRLLAFLVPLAVLLFFPVFQEVPWLAAIFAALIGLSLSLLFLRRPLDDVTGGLAARRAERTATGRRSGAETDADAEDAVVDATRRDETPGADAR
- a CDS encoding PLD nuclease N-terminal domain-containing protein, which gives rise to MARLLLILALVATVFWVYTIVDCAVQPSSRHRGVSKGAWMAIVILLPVLGGILWFVIGRGRAGQPVLRRAPDDDPEFLGRMSVSARADQDERIRRLEEELAQLDSEADDPTPPKPSTGPDDTPGTGDDDPRGRGVVG
- the menD gene encoding 2-succinyl-5-enolpyruvyl-6-hydroxy-3-cyclohexene-1-carboxylic-acid synthase, which encodes MAGFVARGVRHVVVSPGSRSQALALVAAELEAAGLIRLHVRIDERVAGFTALGIGRESGMPALVVCTSGTAVANLLPATLEAHHAGVPLVLLTADRPPELRGVGANQTTRQPGLFRSAVRFEADLTVPDQTDDDGSAQQTAVADALAASALAAARGEGARAAGPVHLNVPLREPLAGAVPTWLTERAASAPASAADRAEVARADDAEAASGALYQGGGGIGESDLPPELEGVHVVEPGPATIVVAGADAGPAAEQFAHEGGFPLVAEIVSGARFGRQIVHGYRPLLDDPELGGRVERVVVFGRPTLSREVTRLLSRDDVEVVAVRGPGEPVNLNGAAVAVDSVRVGPGPTDRVWLGEWMRASRAAAVDLSPPAPDADGLASAVPHERLGAINAEVQVIRAPLDRAALADALWRATWPHDRLMFGSSRLVRVADEVLGGKKVAVHSNRGLAGIDGTIATATGVALASQDDERPGVTRVLLGDLAFLHDIGALLLSPGESEPRMQVIVGNDGGGTIFDGLEVAAVAGADAMSRVQYTPHTARLEQLALAFGWEYHRCTTRVALDQVLTAPTGGRHLIEVPLPR